From a region of the Roseivirga sp. 4D4 genome:
- a CDS encoding PglZ domain-containing protein, with protein MQRYNILWADDEIDLLKPHILFLKDRGYDISPVTSGADAIDAVEKEHFDVVFLDENMPGMTGLETLSYIKNKKPSLPVVMITKNEEEHIMEEAIGSKIADYLIKPLNPNQILISVKRILDNRRLVSERTNMQYQQDFRTISMEMNDRMDHREWAEIYKKLVYWELEIDKTENKSMQEVLEMQKVEANSNFARFIEDEYEEWLNDPNADRPILSHQLMKKKVFPELNEEPFFFIVIDNLRFDQWKVIEEDIAPYFNIEEEDTYYSILPTTTAYARNSLFSGELPLEMAKKHPDLWVGDDDSEEGKNNNEAEFVRRQLKKNNVSARMSYHKIIHANQGKQLNDNFSNLLQNQLNVVVYNFVDMLSHARTDIRMIKELAADESAYRSLTRSWFQHSPLFDLLRMISDKGLRVMITTDHGTYRVKRPFKIAGDRSVNTNLRYKQGRNLGYKGKNGIFEALQPERLHLPKQNVSTTYVFATDDTFFAYPNNYNHYVKYYRDTFQHGGVSMEEVIIPIISLNSKRA; from the coding sequence ATGCAAAGATATAACATTTTGTGGGCGGACGATGAGATAGACCTCTTGAAGCCGCATATCCTATTTCTCAAAGATCGAGGCTATGACATTTCTCCAGTGACGAGTGGTGCCGATGCCATTGATGCCGTAGAAAAAGAGCATTTCGATGTCGTTTTCCTAGACGAAAACATGCCGGGAATGACTGGTCTTGAGACGTTAAGTTATATCAAAAATAAGAAGCCATCGCTACCGGTGGTTATGATTACAAAAAACGAAGAAGAGCATATTATGGAAGAGGCGATCGGATCGAAGATTGCCGATTACTTGATCAAACCGCTCAACCCCAATCAAATTCTGATTTCTGTTAAGCGAATTCTGGATAATAGGCGATTGGTCAGCGAGCGTACCAATATGCAGTATCAGCAGGATTTCCGGACGATCAGTATGGAAATGAATGATCGGATGGACCATAGAGAATGGGCGGAAATTTATAAGAAGTTGGTCTATTGGGAATTAGAAATTGATAAGACCGAAAATAAGAGCATGCAAGAAGTGCTTGAAATGCAGAAAGTCGAGGCAAACTCTAATTTTGCAAGATTCATTGAAGACGAATACGAGGAATGGTTGAATGACCCCAATGCCGATCGCCCAATTCTTTCACATCAACTGATGAAAAAGAAGGTCTTTCCTGAATTAAACGAAGAACCTTTCTTCTTTATAGTCATTGACAATCTACGATTTGATCAGTGGAAAGTAATAGAAGAAGATATAGCACCCTACTTCAATATTGAAGAGGAGGATACCTATTATTCCATCTTACCCACAACTACAGCTTATGCTCGAAATTCACTTTTCTCGGGTGAATTGCCACTAGAAATGGCTAAGAAACATCCTGACCTCTGGGTCGGAGATGATGACAGTGAAGAGGGTAAGAATAACAACGAAGCTGAATTTGTTCGCAGACAGCTTAAGAAAAATAATGTTAGCGCTCGAATGAGTTATCACAAGATCATTCATGCTAACCAAGGGAAGCAATTGAATGATAATTTCTCGAATCTCCTTCAAAACCAATTGAATGTGGTCGTCTACAATTTTGTAGACATGTTGTCTCATGCAAGAACCGACATTCGGATGATTAAAGAGTTGGCGGCAGACGAATCGGCCTACCGATCTCTGACAAGGTCTTGGTTTCAGCATTCCCCTTTATTCGATTTACTCCGGATGATAAGTGACAAAGGTCTTCGAGTAATGATTACCACCGATCATGGGACCTACAGAGTGAAACGACCTTTCAAAATCGCAGGAGACAGAAGTGTAAACACCAACCTTAGATACAAGCAAGGCAGAAATCTAGGCTATAAAGGAAAGAATGGAATCTTTGAGGCACTGCAACCTGAAAGGCTACATCTTCCAAAGCAGAACGTGTCCACCACCTATGTCTTCGCCACAGATGACACTTTCTTCGCTTACCCTAACAATTACAATCACTATGTTAAGTATTATAGAGATACATTTCAGCATGGCGGTGTCTCCATGGAGGAGGTAATTATTCCGATTATTTCGTTAAATTCGAAAAGGGCCTAA
- a CDS encoding GreA/GreB family elongation factor: MSGLKQDLLNHCLSDIDARITRLEEEMEALKLSAESDTKSSMGDKYETGREMINLEKGKIAEQLNEAVRMRQALLSIDADKKYEAGALGAVITTAQAMYFMATSIGKVSLGNQDFFVISPVSPIGQQLLDKKVGDQINFAGKQIALLNIE, from the coding sequence ATGTCTGGGCTCAAACAAGACTTACTCAACCACTGTCTTTCCGATATAGATGCGAGAATTACTCGTTTGGAAGAAGAAATGGAAGCCTTGAAGCTTTCTGCTGAGAGTGATACTAAGAGCTCAATGGGTGATAAATACGAAACGGGCCGAGAAATGATTAATCTGGAGAAGGGTAAGATTGCGGAGCAATTGAATGAGGCTGTTCGCATGCGTCAGGCCCTGTTGAGTATCGATGCGGACAAAAAATATGAGGCAGGGGCCTTGGGGGCAGTCATTACAACAGCACAAGCGATGTACTTTATGGCAACCTCAATTGGCAAGGTCTCTCTAGGCAATCAGGACTTCTTTGTAATATCTCCTGTTTCACCAATAGGTCAGCAGTTACTTGATAAGAAGGTGGGTGATCAAATTAACTTTGCAGGAAAACAGATAGCGCTACTGAATATTGAATAG
- a CDS encoding M1 family metallopeptidase: protein MKLRLSILALFLSTSIFAQKHYERLEKIDVQHYQFELTLNDDNDQIEGKATITITFNKDIEEFMLDLINPKNGKGMNVKRVMSNDKRIPYTHFDNELTIKSEANKGDTKSFTITYEGVPETGLIISKNKYGDRTFFGDNWPNRGRHWLPTVDHPSDKATVEWIVTAPNHYNVVGNGRFVEKKAAGDNMTTTHWKTDVVIPVKVMVMGAARFAIDEVEEVDGAMVSSWVYPQDEKEGFYDYAQAAPILKWFVNNVAPYPYAKLANVQSKTQFGGMENAGNIFYSERSIDGKRSAEGLIAHEIAHQWFGNSASEANWHHAWLSEGFATYFTNLYMEQTYGRDRLVEMAKTQRENVISFSKQQFVPVVNRAVNDYMKLLNANTYQKGGWVLHMLRNEVGDEVFWKGIRTYYNKFKYSNALTEDLKQVFEEASGKDLGQFFKQWIYTPGQPEIEFNWTYKGKKVHILTAQDQAELFKFDLDFLIIFDDGSTQKETLSISDKYQSFKVKSKKRPAGIVLDPDTWLLFQGKVTEK, encoded by the coding sequence ATGAAGCTCAGACTTTCCATTCTTGCCCTGTTCCTCTCCACTTCAATTTTCGCTCAAAAACATTATGAGCGTCTGGAGAAAATCGATGTACAGCATTATCAATTTGAATTGACATTGAATGATGACAATGATCAAATTGAAGGAAAGGCGACAATCACCATAACCTTCAATAAAGACATTGAGGAATTCATGCTCGATTTGATTAATCCTAAGAACGGGAAAGGCATGAACGTGAAAAGAGTAATGTCCAATGACAAAAGAATTCCATATACACATTTTGACAATGAGTTGACTATTAAGTCGGAGGCCAACAAGGGAGACACTAAATCATTCACTATTACGTATGAAGGTGTTCCAGAAACTGGTCTGATCATCTCTAAAAATAAATATGGAGATCGGACATTCTTTGGGGACAACTGGCCCAATCGTGGAAGACATTGGCTACCGACCGTTGATCACCCTTCCGACAAAGCCACAGTGGAATGGATCGTTACGGCACCAAATCATTATAATGTCGTGGGAAATGGACGGTTTGTAGAAAAGAAAGCTGCAGGTGACAATATGACCACCACTCATTGGAAAACGGATGTGGTGATCCCGGTGAAAGTAATGGTCATGGGTGCGGCACGCTTTGCTATTGACGAAGTTGAAGAAGTGGATGGAGCTATGGTATCAAGCTGGGTTTATCCTCAAGATGAGAAAGAAGGTTTCTACGATTACGCCCAGGCGGCACCGATCTTGAAGTGGTTCGTCAATAATGTAGCACCCTATCCTTATGCTAAACTCGCGAACGTTCAATCTAAAACGCAGTTCGGTGGAATGGAAAATGCTGGTAATATCTTTTACTCCGAGAGATCTATTGATGGAAAAAGGAGTGCCGAAGGTCTAATAGCACATGAAATTGCTCATCAGTGGTTTGGCAACTCTGCATCAGAAGCCAACTGGCATCACGCCTGGCTGAGCGAAGGCTTTGCAACCTATTTCACTAACCTATACATGGAACAAACTTATGGTAGGGATCGATTGGTAGAGATGGCAAAGACTCAGCGGGAAAATGTGATCAGCTTCAGCAAACAACAATTCGTACCGGTTGTCAACAGAGCGGTTAATGACTATATGAAACTTCTCAATGCCAACACCTATCAGAAAGGCGGATGGGTACTTCATATGTTGCGTAATGAGGTTGGGGATGAAGTCTTTTGGAAGGGAATCAGAACCTACTATAACAAGTTCAAGTATTCCAATGCATTGACTGAAGACCTGAAACAAGTTTTCGAGGAAGCATCGGGTAAAGACCTTGGTCAATTCTTCAAGCAGTGGATATATACTCCGGGACAACCTGAAATTGAATTCAACTGGACCTATAAAGGAAAGAAGGTACATATCCTTACGGCTCAAGATCAAGCTGAACTCTTTAAATTCGACCTCGACTTCCTCATCATTTTTGATGATGGCTCTACCCAAAAGGAAACATTGAGCATATCGGACAAATACCAATCATTCAAAGTGAAATCAAAGAAAAGGCCTGCCGGAATCGTACTAGACCCTGACACATGGCTGCTATTTCAGGGCAAAGTGACAGAGAAATAG
- the lpxD gene encoding UDP-3-O-(3-hydroxymyristoyl)glucosamine N-acyltransferase has protein sequence MEISIEQVAQLIDGKVDGEGKTTVNRLEKIEEATEGSIAFLANPKYTPYLYTTKASAVIVKNDFVADKAYSTNLIRVEDPYSSFAKLLEAYQQMTAIVKTGIEQPSFQSESAVIGEQAYLGAFSYLGENTRLGKDVKIYPNTYIGDNVEIGDNTIIYAGVKVYANCKIGANCVIHSGVVIGSDGFGFAPQEDGTYKSIPQTGNVIVEDNVDIGANTTIDCATMGSTVIKSGAKIDNLVQIAHNVEVGKNTAIASQAGLSGSAKIGENCQIGGQAGITGHLTLANRTIIGPQAGVPKTITEEGKVWFGSPIMEHRDFLRVSVTLRNLPDVIKRVKELEKKL, from the coding sequence ATGGAAATATCAATAGAACAGGTTGCCCAACTGATTGACGGCAAGGTTGATGGAGAAGGCAAAACCACTGTTAATCGCTTAGAAAAAATTGAAGAAGCTACGGAAGGTAGTATTGCATTTCTAGCCAATCCGAAGTACACCCCCTACCTCTACACGACCAAAGCCAGCGCGGTGATCGTCAAGAACGACTTTGTGGCTGATAAAGCCTATTCGACAAACCTCATAAGAGTAGAGGATCCATATTCCAGCTTTGCCAAACTGCTAGAAGCTTATCAGCAGATGACTGCCATAGTAAAAACAGGCATTGAACAACCCTCATTTCAGAGTGAATCTGCCGTCATTGGTGAACAAGCTTACTTGGGCGCATTCTCTTACTTGGGTGAAAACACAAGACTGGGTAAGGATGTGAAGATCTATCCCAACACCTACATTGGAGACAATGTAGAAATCGGTGATAATACTATCATTTATGCTGGTGTAAAGGTATATGCCAACTGTAAGATTGGTGCAAATTGTGTGATTCATTCAGGTGTTGTGATTGGTAGTGACGGTTTTGGTTTTGCGCCTCAAGAAGACGGCACATATAAATCTATTCCGCAGACTGGCAATGTGATCGTTGAAGACAATGTAGATATTGGAGCCAATACAACTATTGATTGTGCCACTATGGGATCAACCGTCATTAAATCTGGCGCTAAGATTGATAACCTGGTTCAAATCGCTCACAATGTAGAAGTGGGTAAAAACACGGCTATTGCTTCTCAAGCCGGACTTTCAGGCAGTGCCAAAATCGGAGAGAATTGTCAAATTGGTGGACAGGCAGGCATTACGGGCCACCTGACCTTAGCCAACAGGACTATCATAGGACCTCAAGCAGGGGTACCGAAGACCATTACCGAAGAAGGAAAAGTATGGTTTGGCTCGCCAATAATGGAGCATCGTGATTTCTTAAGGGTCAGTGTTACCCTAAGAAACCTACCTGATGTGATCAAAAGGGTTAAGGAACTGGAAAAAAAGCTTTAA
- a CDS encoding bifunctional UDP-3-O-[3-hydroxymyristoyl] N-acetylglucosamine deacetylase/3-hydroxyacyl-ACP dehydratase has product MKTKQHTIKEPVTVSGVGLHTGVTANMTFTPAGPDHGIKFQRIDLPDEPIVDADVDYVVDLSRGTTIEHNGARVNTVEHTLAALVGLEIDNVLIKIDGPEPPILDGSSMMFIEALEKVGVEEQNALRNFLEINESVIYKDTDRDVEIAALPLDDFRVTVMVDYNSPVLGSQHASLNSIADFKKEIASSRTFCFLHELEMLFKNNLIQGGDLNNAIVVVDRVVKDEELDYLAGLFNKPKVEVKKEGILNNVDLRHRNEPARHKLLDVVGDLALVGRPIKAQILAARPGHAANVAFAKKLKKAMQDSKSNVPHYDPSLEPVMDINQITQILPHRYPFLLIDKIIHLDENMVAGIKNVTMNEPFFQGHFPGNPVMPGVLQVEAMAQIGGILVLNTVPDPENYTPYFLGIDRCKFRRMVIPGDTIKFKCELTSPIKRGIAQMTGYAYVGNTLVCEASMTARIVKNP; this is encoded by the coding sequence ATGAAGACAAAGCAACATACAATTAAGGAGCCGGTTACGGTATCTGGCGTTGGTTTACATACAGGCGTTACGGCCAATATGACGTTCACCCCTGCGGGCCCAGATCATGGCATTAAATTTCAAAGAATCGACTTACCAGACGAGCCGATTGTAGACGCAGATGTCGATTATGTTGTGGACTTGTCAAGAGGTACAACAATTGAGCATAATGGCGCAAGGGTCAATACGGTTGAGCACACTTTGGCTGCACTCGTTGGTCTGGAGATCGATAATGTGTTGATCAAAATTGACGGCCCAGAGCCACCAATATTGGATGGTAGCTCTATGATGTTCATTGAGGCGCTGGAAAAAGTAGGTGTAGAAGAGCAGAATGCACTAAGGAACTTCCTCGAAATTAATGAGAGCGTCATTTATAAAGATACTGACAGAGATGTAGAGATAGCCGCACTCCCCTTAGATGACTTCAGGGTGACTGTAATGGTAGACTATAATTCACCAGTCCTTGGAAGTCAACATGCTTCTTTGAATAGTATTGCAGACTTTAAAAAAGAAATTGCATCAAGCAGAACCTTTTGCTTCCTACACGAGCTGGAAATGCTCTTCAAAAACAATTTGATCCAAGGTGGTGACTTGAACAATGCCATTGTTGTTGTGGACCGTGTGGTAAAAGATGAAGAGCTGGACTATTTAGCTGGTCTTTTTAACAAGCCAAAGGTTGAGGTTAAAAAAGAGGGTATTCTCAACAATGTTGACCTCAGACATCGCAACGAACCAGCTCGTCATAAGCTACTAGATGTTGTTGGCGATTTAGCTCTAGTTGGTAGACCCATCAAAGCTCAAATATTAGCGGCACGGCCAGGGCATGCAGCCAATGTTGCTTTTGCAAAGAAGCTAAAGAAGGCCATGCAGGACTCAAAGTCGAATGTACCCCATTACGACCCGAGTTTGGAGCCTGTCATGGATATCAATCAGATTACACAAATTCTACCCCACCGGTATCCGTTCTTATTGATTGATAAAATCATTCATCTGGATGAAAATATGGTAGCTGGTATCAAAAACGTGACCATGAATGAGCCATTCTTTCAAGGTCATTTCCCTGGAAACCCAGTAATGCCAGGAGTACTTCAAGTAGAGGCAATGGCCCAAATTGGAGGTATTTTAGTTTTAAACACTGTACCAGATCCGGAAAACTATACCCCTTATTTCCTGGGTATTGATAGGTGTAAATTCAGAAGAATGGTCATTCCAGGAGATACTATTAAATTCAAATGCGAATTGACATCTCCGATTAAACGTGGCATCGCCCAGATGACTGGCTATGCTTATGTTGGAAATACATTAGTATGCGAAGCATCCATGACAGCAAGAATTGTTAAGAACCCATGA
- a CDS encoding HD domain-containing protein gives MNKKKIINDPVYGFITIQSGLIFDIIDHPYFQRLRRIKQLGLTELVYPGAHHTRFHHAIGAMHLMTETLENLKSKGVDISEEEMEATLIAILLHDIGHGPFSHALEHTLLKDVNHESISYLTLAKLNEDLNGSLEMSLQIFQGKYHRKFLNQLVSSQLDIDRLDYLKRDSYFTGVSEGTIGAERIIKMLNVKDDQLVVEEKGIYSIENFLSARRLMYWQVYLHKTSVSSEKMLISIIKRAKHLTQRGQDIFATPALGLFLKQEIKTEDFQKEDGVLETFLALDDYDIWGAIKVWSHFHDTVLSKLCEMLLKRELFKIEITPEPASEDEIKQLALTVERSYGMPSSDAEYFYSTGQLSNNAYISTDQKIMILSKSGQVQDVGEAADLPNIKAMSKIVRKYYRCWPKDISL, from the coding sequence TTGAACAAAAAAAAGATAATCAATGATCCGGTCTACGGATTCATTACTATCCAAAGCGGGCTCATCTTCGACATCATTGATCACCCCTACTTCCAACGCCTAAGAAGGATCAAGCAATTAGGTCTGACAGAACTGGTTTATCCCGGTGCTCATCATACCCGATTTCATCACGCCATTGGAGCGATGCACCTTATGACTGAGACTTTGGAAAATCTCAAATCAAAAGGAGTCGATATTTCTGAAGAGGAAATGGAAGCTACGCTGATCGCCATTTTATTACATGACATCGGGCATGGCCCCTTCTCTCATGCCCTAGAGCATACCTTACTCAAAGATGTAAACCACGAATCAATTTCCTACCTCACGCTGGCCAAACTGAATGAAGACTTAAATGGAAGTCTAGAAATGAGCCTCCAGATTTTCCAAGGCAAGTACCACCGAAAGTTCCTGAACCAACTCGTTTCTAGTCAGTTGGACATCGATCGGTTAGACTACCTTAAAAGAGATAGCTATTTCACCGGGGTATCGGAAGGTACCATTGGTGCTGAGAGGATTATTAAAATGCTCAATGTCAAAGATGATCAGTTGGTCGTTGAGGAAAAGGGCATTTACAGTATTGAGAACTTTCTGAGTGCCAGGCGGCTTATGTATTGGCAGGTCTACCTGCATAAAACAAGTGTCAGTTCTGAGAAAATGCTCATTAGCATTATCAAAAGAGCCAAACATCTAACACAGAGAGGACAAGATATTTTCGCAACTCCAGCCCTAGGGTTATTCTTAAAACAAGAAATCAAGACTGAGGATTTTCAAAAAGAAGACGGGGTATTAGAAACCTTCTTGGCCTTAGATGACTATGACATCTGGGGTGCCATTAAGGTATGGAGTCACTTCCATGATACGGTACTTTCTAAGCTATGTGAAATGCTACTGAAACGAGAATTATTTAAAATAGAAATCACCCCTGAACCAGCAAGCGAAGACGAAATAAAGCAACTTGCCTTAACCGTGGAACGGTCTTATGGTATGCCATCCAGCGATGCGGAATACTTCTACTCAACAGGCCAATTGTCTAACAACGCCTATATTTCTACGGATCAGAAAATCATGATCTTATCTAAGTCTGGACAGGTTCAAGATGTAGGAGAAGCTGCCGATTTGCCCAACATAAAAGCCATGAGCAAAATAGTCCGCAAGTACTATCGTTGCTGGCCAAAAGACATATCTTTGTAA
- the lpxA gene encoding acyl-ACP--UDP-N-acetylglucosamine O-acyltransferase: MNQPLAYIHPEAKIARNVVIEPFASISKNVVIDEGTWIGSNVTIMEGARIGKNVKIFPGAVVSAIPQDLKFGGEDTTLEIGDNTVIRECVTLNRGTDATNKTVIGKNCLIMAYTHVAHDCVIGDNCIIVNAVQLAGHVTIAEWAIIGGAAAIHQFVNVGAHTMVSGGSLVRKDVPPYTKAGREPLSYAGINSIGLRRRGFSNEKITEIQEIYRYIFLKGLNNSKALDLVELEMPPTKERDEIINFFRGSDRGVMKGYTAR; this comes from the coding sequence ATGAATCAGCCACTAGCCTATATTCACCCCGAAGCCAAGATTGCAAGAAATGTGGTCATTGAACCCTTCGCTTCCATCAGCAAAAATGTCGTAATCGATGAAGGCACTTGGATTGGATCCAATGTGACCATCATGGAAGGTGCGCGCATTGGTAAGAACGTTAAAATCTTTCCAGGAGCAGTTGTTTCAGCTATACCTCAAGACCTGAAGTTTGGTGGAGAAGATACCACTCTTGAAATCGGTGATAATACAGTCATAAGAGAGTGTGTCACCCTCAATAGAGGTACAGATGCTACCAACAAGACGGTAATAGGCAAAAACTGCCTAATTATGGCTTATACCCACGTGGCGCATGACTGTGTAATTGGAGACAATTGTATCATCGTAAATGCAGTGCAACTAGCAGGCCATGTTACCATCGCAGAATGGGCGATTATAGGTGGTGCGGCAGCGATTCACCAATTTGTGAATGTCGGTGCTCATACCATGGTTTCTGGTGGGTCTTTAGTGAGAAAAGATGTGCCTCCTTATACCAAAGCAGGTCGCGAGCCATTGAGTTATGCGGGTATAAATTCTATCGGTTTAAGAAGACGGGGCTTTTCTAATGAAAAGATCACTGAGATTCAGGAAATCTATAGGTATATCTTTTTAAAAGGCCTTAACAATTCAAAAGCATTGGATTTAGTGGAACTAGAGATGCCACCGACCAAAGAGCGTGATGAAATCATCAATTTCTTTAGGGGATCTGATCGTGGAGTAATGAAAGGCTATACTGCCAGATAG
- a CDS encoding BLUF domain-containing protein, producing MLYELIYRSNAKAGITEEDIQNILNTARGFNEAQNITGCLLFNNNQFLQLLEGEFNILMELYERIKKDDRHTELVLLHMRETDYRVYPNWTMAYQSVASKEVKRQVGITEFTEFEPEEESALSKQLFQAVSSNMTAD from the coding sequence ATGCTTTATGAGCTGATATATAGAAGTAATGCCAAGGCAGGTATAACGGAAGAGGATATCCAAAATATTCTCAATACTGCCCGTGGTTTTAACGAAGCTCAGAACATTACTGGCTGCCTATTATTCAATAACAACCAGTTTTTGCAATTACTCGAAGGAGAGTTCAATATATTGATGGAGCTTTATGAGCGCATCAAAAAAGACGATCGGCATACGGAACTTGTTCTTTTACATATGCGGGAAACGGATTATCGCGTCTATCCAAACTGGACCATGGCCTATCAATCCGTAGCATCAAAAGAAGTCAAACGACAAGTAGGCATTACTGAGTTCACAGAGTTTGAACCTGAGGAAGAGTCAGCATTATCAAAGCAGCTATTCCAAGCGGTAAGCAGCAATATGACAGCTGACTAG
- a CDS encoding alanine dehydrogenase produces the protein MDETGKSGFAALAKEGSLYPEEKLLKVKSGSKSLQISVPNEVSLQENRVSLTPAAVGILVANGHEVQVEQGAGKNAFFQDREYAESGAQIVYSRKEAFEADLIVKVEPPTKEELNLMKPGSTVFSAIQPGNASAEYFELLNKKKITALGFELLEDKAKGQPIVNAMSEVAGSLVIPIAAELMSSIGGGKGIILGGITGVPPTRVVILGAGTVAEYAARAAIGLGAEVRIFDNEIYKLRRVRHKLGNQVFTSVIDSVTLSQSLLTADVVVGALRAEKGRARCVVTEEMVSAMKSGAVILDVSIDQGGCIETSEITSHDLPTFTKYDVIHYCVPNIASRAARTATTAISNILTPILLKMGDNGGINEMIYHYSWFSKGIYGYKGCTTNLGIAKRFNLPFKDLSLLTTAARF, from the coding sequence ATGGATGAAACGGGTAAATCGGGATTCGCAGCTTTGGCAAAAGAAGGGAGCCTTTATCCTGAGGAAAAGTTATTGAAAGTTAAGTCAGGTAGTAAATCATTACAGATTTCTGTGCCGAACGAAGTTTCTCTACAAGAAAACCGTGTGAGTCTGACTCCCGCAGCGGTGGGTATATTAGTTGCCAATGGCCATGAAGTTCAAGTAGAACAGGGTGCTGGTAAAAACGCCTTTTTCCAAGATAGAGAGTACGCAGAAAGTGGAGCTCAGATTGTTTACTCGCGTAAGGAAGCTTTTGAGGCCGACCTCATTGTCAAAGTAGAACCACCTACCAAGGAGGAACTGAATCTTATGAAGCCTGGGTCTACCGTATTTTCTGCCATACAACCTGGTAACGCTTCTGCCGAGTATTTCGAACTTCTCAACAAGAAGAAAATTACGGCTTTAGGTTTTGAGCTTTTAGAAGATAAGGCCAAGGGCCAACCGATTGTCAATGCAATGAGTGAAGTTGCTGGTAGTTTGGTCATTCCAATTGCCGCTGAACTAATGAGTAGTATTGGTGGAGGAAAGGGGATCATTCTTGGCGGTATCACAGGCGTTCCACCTACCAGGGTGGTGATCTTGGGAGCAGGTACTGTAGCAGAGTATGCTGCAAGGGCTGCCATCGGTCTCGGAGCTGAAGTCAGAATCTTTGATAACGAAATTTATAAGCTCAGACGCGTTCGGCACAAACTTGGTAATCAGGTCTTCACTTCGGTGATTGACAGTGTGACTTTAAGCCAGTCTTTGCTTACTGCAGACGTAGTGGTAGGTGCCCTAAGAGCTGAGAAAGGAAGAGCACGATGTGTCGTTACGGAAGAGATGGTTTCTGCCATGAAGTCTGGAGCCGTTATTCTTGATGTTTCTATTGACCAAGGCGGTTGTATAGAAACATCCGAGATTACCTCTCATGACCTTCCCACTTTTACAAAGTATGATGTGATTCATTATTGCGTTCCAAATATTGCCTCACGAGCTGCAAGAACAGCTACTACTGCGATTAGTAATATTCTGACCCCTATATTATTGAAGATGGGTGATAATGGTGGAATCAATGAAATGATCTATCACTACTCCTGGTTTAGCAAAGGGATTTATGGCTATAAGGGCTGCACCACCAATTTGGGTATCGCCAAGAGGTTTAACTTACCTTTTAAAGATTTGAGTCTATTGACGACTGCTGCCAGATTCTAG
- the tsaE gene encoding tRNA (adenosine(37)-N6)-threonylcarbamoyltransferase complex ATPase subunit type 1 TsaE: MLIKGDSLNDLPKVASDIIAFAEGENIWILQGEMGAGKTTLTKALGKQLGVLDTVQSPTFSIVNEYLTQNGDTVFHFDFYRIEDPEEAMAIGVDEYFYSGNLCIIEWPERIGGLIPEKFLKIEIENLEGEQRNYKLSKHG; this comes from the coding sequence ATGTTGATCAAAGGAGATTCCCTCAACGATTTGCCCAAGGTAGCCTCTGATATTATTGCCTTTGCTGAAGGTGAGAATATTTGGATTTTACAAGGCGAAATGGGCGCAGGAAAGACTACCTTGACCAAAGCTCTTGGGAAACAATTAGGAGTTTTGGACACCGTACAAAGCCCGACATTTTCAATAGTCAATGAGTATTTGACTCAAAATGGAGATACAGTCTTTCATTTTGATTTTTATAGAATTGAGGATCCGGAAGAAGCGATGGCTATTGGTGTTGATGAGTATTTTTATTCCGGAAACTTATGCATTATCGAATGGCCAGAGAGAATAGGAGGGTTGATACCAGAAAAGTTCTTGAAAATTGAGATTGAAAATCTCGAAGGCGAGCAGAGAAATTACAAACTGAGCAAACATGGATGA